One window of Elaeis guineensis isolate ETL-2024a chromosome 11, EG11, whole genome shotgun sequence genomic DNA carries:
- the LOC105053659 gene encoding subtilisin-like protease SBT1.2, with protein MEPNHSLNHKNYQSFLLSLSFFWCLAPLHAQNFQTYIVQVYPHDMVSSLFQTKLHWHLSFLEKAVLWEEEDPSSRLLYSYHTALEGFSARLADEEAAALRALPGVVSVRPDRRLELHTTYSYKFLGLNFAPGGAWTRSGFGMGTIIGVLDTGVWPESPSFSDQRMPPVPPRWRGACQEGESFNSSNCNRKLIGARFYTKGHRANMPEKPASASLLEYVSPRDAHGHGTHTASTAAGALVPGAGVLGVGAGEARGMAPGAYIAVYKVCWFNGCYSSDILGGMDDAIQDGVDVLSLSLGGFPIPLFEDSIAIGSFRAMEKGVIVICAAGNNGPVPSSVANEAPWITTVGASTLDRRFPAFVRMGNGQILYGESMYPGNRFLKKSGKQLELVYQAGGRKEAEFCLKGSLSKSSIGGKMVVCDRGISGRTEKGEAVREAGGAAMVLANTEINQEEDSVDVHVLPATLIGYQESIRLKSYINSTRHPVAQLIYGGTRIRRSRAPAVALFSSRGPSLTNPSILKPDIIAPGVNIIAAWPANLGPSGLQEDRRRSNFSVLSGTSMACPHVSGIVALVHAMHPSWSPAAVRSAIMTTADIGDHSRKPIMDGKEQAGVFAIGAGHVNPTRAVDPGLIYDIKPDDYITHLCTLGYTQSEIFTITHRNTSCHEVLHQNKHFSLNYPSISVTFRQESTSVMIQRTLTNVGVPNSMYSVQVTALQGVRVRVMPKTLTFREINERRSYTVWFQSNRKTVKERSFAEGHLTWVHSRKSQYKVRSPISVTWA; from the coding sequence ATGGAACCCAATCACTCCCTTAACCACAAAAACTACCAGTCGTTCTTGTTGTCCTTGTCCTTCTTTTGGTGTTTGGCTCCCCTCCATGCTCAAAACTTCCAAACTTACATTGTTCAGGTCTATCCACATGATATGGTTAGCAGCCTTTTCCAAACTAAGCTCCATTGGCACCTCTCCTTCCTTGAGAAAGCCGTGCTCTGGGAAGAAGAGGACCCTTCCTCTCGGCTGCTCTACTCCTACCACACGGCCCTCGAAGGTTTCTCAGCTCGCCTCGCCGACGAAGAAGCTGCGGCCTTGCGAGCATTGCCTGGTGTTGTCTCGGTCCGTCCTGACCGCCGGCTTGAGCTACACACCACCTACTCCTACAAGTTCTTGGGGCTGAACTTTGCACCAGGTGGAGCTTGGACTCGGTCTGGATTTGGTATGGGTACCATCATCGGAGTGCTCGACACCGGTGTCTGGCCGGAGAGCCCCAGCTTTAGCGATCAGCGGATGCCACCCGTGCCTCCCCGGTGGAGGGGTGCCTGCCAAGAAGGAGAGAGCTTCAATTCCTCCAACTGCAACCGAAAGCTCATCGGCGCCCGGTTCTACACCAAAGGTCACCGCGCCAACATGCCCGAAAAGCCGGCGTCGGCGTCGCTGCTAGAGTATGTGTCCCCAAGAGATGCACATGGGCATGGTACCCACACGGCGTCAACTGCAGCCGGGGCACTGGTTCCTGGTGCCGGTGTCCTTGGCGTCGGAGCTGGCGAGGCACGAGGGATGGCCCCCGGCGCCTACATTGCCGTCTACAAGGTCTGCTGGTTCAATGGGTGCTACAGCTCCGACATCCTTGGAGGGATGGATGATGCCATCCAAGATGGAGTTGatgtcctctccctctccctcggtGGCTTCCCAATCCCGCTCTTCGAGGACAGCATCGCAATCGGTAGTTTCAGGGCCATGGAGAAGGGTGTCATTGTCATCTGCGCCGCCGGAAACAATGGCCCTGTGCCGAGCTCTGTCGCCAATGAAGCCCCATGGATCACGACGGTCGGTGCAAGCACGCTGGACCGGAGGTTCCCGGCCTTTGTTCGGATGGGCAACGGTCAGATCCTCTATGGTGAGTCCATGTACCCGGGCAACCGATTTTTGAAAAAGAGCGGGAAGCAGCTGGAGCTGGTCTACCAGGCTGGCGGGAGGAAAGAAGCTGAATTCTGCCTGAAGGGATCTCTTTCGAAATCCAGCATTGGAGGGAAGATGGTGGTCTGCGACCGAGGGATCAGCGGCAGAACCGAGAAGGGCGAGGCTGTGAGGGAAGCGGGTGGAGCTGCCATGGTCCTGGCCAATACCGAGATCAACCAGGAGGAGGATTCTGTTGATGTCCATGTCCTGCCTGCGACCTTGATAGGCTACCAAGAGTCCATAAGATTGAAGAGCTACATCAACTCGACAAGGCATCCGGTGGCACAATTAATCTATGGAGGAACAAGAATCCGACGATCAAGGGCGCCGGCGGTCGCCTTGTTCTCGTCACGAGGGCCAAGCCTGACAAATCCCTCGATCCTTAAACCGGACATCATTGCTCCAGGGGTGAACATCATTGCAGCATGGCCTGCAAATCTTGGCCCCTCGGGGCTGCAAGAAGATCGCCGGCGGTCTAATTTCAGTGTCCTGTCAGGGACATCCATGGCATGCCCCCATGTCAGTGGAATTGTAGCTCTTGTACATGCAATGCACCCCTCATGGAGCCCGGCTGCAGTTCGGTCAGCTATCATGACGACTGCCGACATTGGAGACCATTCCAGGAAGCCCATAATGGATGGCAAAGAGCAAGCTGGAGTCTTTGCCATCGGCGCCGGGCATGTCAACCCAACAAGAGCAGTCGATCCCGGGCTGATTTATGACATCAAACCAGATGACTACATCACCCATCTTTGTACTCTTGGATACACTCAGTCGGAGATCTTTACCATCACTCACAGAAACACCAGCTGCCATGAGGTCCTGCACCAGAACAAACACTTCAGTCTTAACTACCCCTCAATTTCAGTAACTTTCAGGCAAGAAAGCACATCAGTTATGATTCAGAGGACACTAACCAATGTTGGTGTCCCAAATTCGATGTACTCAGTGCAAGTAACTGCACTGCAAGGAGTCAGGGTGAGAGTGATGCCAAAGACCTTAACATTCAGAGAAATAAATGAAAGGAGAAGCTATACAGTTTGGTTCCAGTCAAATAGGAAAACAGTGAAAGAGAGAAGCTTTGCAGAAGGGCATCTGACATGGGTGCACAGCAGAAAGTCCCAATATAAGGTAAGAAGCCCAATATCAGTTACTTGGGCATAG